In Mycetocola spongiae, the genomic stretch GAAGGACTATACCTTCAACCTGCTTTATGAGCTGTACGACAACGAGGTGCACTATACGCAGGACCTCTACGATAACGTCGGCCTGACCGAGGACGTCAAGAAGTTCCTGCACTATAACGCCAATAAGGCCCTGATGAACCTCGGCTTCGAGCCGATGTTCCCGAAGGCCGTGACCGATGTGAACCCCGCAATCCTGTCGGCCCTCTCGCCCAACTCGGACGAGAACCACGACTTCTTCAGCGGTTCGGGCTCATCCTATGTGATCGGCAAGGCAGTGGTCACCGAGGACGAGGACTGGGACTTCTAGCCCGTTTCTCCGAGGTTTTGAGGCCCGGCTCGTGAGTACTCGCGGGTCGGGCCTTTTGCGCGCGAGCGGGGCTGAAATGCGTCACCCGTTTGACAGACCGACTATGCGGTTTTATTCTGAGGGGAACGAAGGGACGCATATGGCGGGCAAGACTCCCAAGGGGGTGGCAACGCGGCAGGCAATTTTGGCCGCGGCCGCCGGCGTTTTTGCGCGGCAGGGTTATGCCGGCACGCGCATGGACGATATCTTTGCGGCGACCGGTCTTACCAAGGGTGCCGTTTATTTTCACTTCGCCTCGAAGGAGGCGCTGGCCTGGGCCGTGGTGGAGGATCATAAGCGGCGCTGGCTGGAGCTCGCGCGCGATGAGGTCGAATCCAGCACCGAGGCGCTGGAGCAGTTTCGGCGGCTCGCCGAACTGCTGATCCGCCTCTCATCCGCGGATGAGTCCACATGGAGCGTGGTGCGTCTCGCCGAGCAGGTGGGCGTGCACTCGGCGGCGGATATCGCGGCCTCCGCGGGGCCCATGACCGATTGGATTGCCCTGATGGATGAGGTAATTCGGCGCGGGCAGCGGCAGGGAGTGTTTGATAAGCGGCATTCGGCCGCCGATGTGGCCGTGGCCGTGGTGGCCTCCTTTGACGGGCTGAAGGCCATCAGTGACGCCCTCGGTGAGGATGAGCGCGCGGCGTTTACCCGGCGGGCGCGCCTCCTGGTATCCCTTCTGGAAACGGGAATCCGGGCCTGAGGCCCGGGCGGCGGATCCCGCCGTTTTCCTTCATTAAAAAACAAACGAACTATGCGGTTTGGAGAAATCAATGTCTATACTCATCACGGGAGCTTCCTCGGGAATCGGCGAACAATTCGCGCGGGCCTATGCCGCCCGCGGACACGGCCTGATCCTGGTCGCCCGCAGCGAGAAAAAACTGGAACGGCTGGCCGCGGAACTCAGGGCAGCGCACGGCATCCGCGTCGAGGTGATCGCCCTGGACCTGGCGCGACCGGGATCGGCCGAGGCCCTGGTCGAAACCACGCGGCGGATGGGCCTGGAGATCAACACCCTGGTGAATAACGCCGGTTTCGCCACACACGGCGATATCGTGGACGCGGATCCGGTCCGCATGGTGGAACAGATCCAGCTCAACTGCTCCACACTCGCCGACCTCACCGCCCGATTCCTCCCGGCAATGCGGGAACGCGGGCGCGGCACGATCGTGAATATCGCCTCCACCGCGGCGTTCCAACCGCTGCCACATATGGCGGTATATGGGGCGGCCAAGGCCTTTGTTCTCTCCTTCACCGAGGCGCTGTGGGCCGAGAACCGCCGGCACGGGATCCGCATTCTGGCGGTCTGCCCCGGGGCCACCGATACCGCGTTTTTTGAGACGGCGGGGGAGGCCGCGGCCTCGGGTACCAAACGCTCGCCGCGGCTCCTGGTTGAGCGCACTCTCCGCGAACTCGAGGGTGGAAAGCCGAGCTTTGTGGACGGCGCGGCCAATGCCCTGATTGCCCGCTGCGTGACCAGGCTGCTGCCCCGCCGGGTGATCCTCGGAATCGCCGAGCGCAGCGTGCGGGCGGCCTAGCGACAGCGTTTCGGTGAATTTGCGACCGACCCGTAAAAACGCGATAGCGGCGGTGTCTTTTATTCATGAGGGTGAAAGCCCTCGCAGTATCGCCCGTCCATGCCGCCCCTCGTGCGTGGTGCGGAGCGATAGGGGGAGGGCGCCCGTGGGAAGACGGGTGCCACACGATGCCCCGGCCCGATCCCTAGTCGTGCCGGGCGGGGTCACCCGGTTGTGACCTGGCTGTCCCCGATTGCCGATCCCCGGCCGATAAC encodes the following:
- a CDS encoding SDR family NAD(P)-dependent oxidoreductase codes for the protein MSILITGASSGIGEQFARAYAARGHGLILVARSEKKLERLAAELRAAHGIRVEVIALDLARPGSAEALVETTRRMGLEINTLVNNAGFATHGDIVDADPVRMVEQIQLNCSTLADLTARFLPAMRERGRGTIVNIASTAAFQPLPHMAVYGAAKAFVLSFTEALWAENRRHGIRILAVCPGATDTAFFETAGEAAASGTKRSPRLLVERTLRELEGGKPSFVDGAANALIARCVTRLLPRRVILGIAERSVRAA
- a CDS encoding TetR/AcrR family transcriptional regulator, producing the protein MAGKTPKGVATRQAILAAAAGVFARQGYAGTRMDDIFAATGLTKGAVYFHFASKEALAWAVVEDHKRRWLELARDEVESSTEALEQFRRLAELLIRLSSADESTWSVVRLAEQVGVHSAADIAASAGPMTDWIALMDEVIRRGQRQGVFDKRHSAADVAVAVVASFDGLKAISDALGEDERAAFTRRARLLVSLLETGIRA